A region of Cucumis melo cultivar AY chromosome 2, USDA_Cmelo_AY_1.0, whole genome shotgun sequence DNA encodes the following proteins:
- the LOC103492193 gene encoding pentatricopeptide repeat-containing protein At1g07740, mitochondrial, whose protein sequence is TNSKAFFSPFLPYAVCRRASALPSRRTFSTNKFDSENHHKQRRKLREPIPFVTDVKEVKDPCEALALFENYHEKGFKHHYPSYSSLIYKLARSRRFEAVETILGHLRNRNIRCNETLFVALIQHYGKAHLVEKGIELFHQMPSFNCFRTLQSFNVLLNTLVDCDQFSKASEIFQQAYEMGFRPNSVSYNIMIKGWIKKGGWEQACNLFDEMLEKGVQPSVVTYNSFLGVLCRKGEMDTALCLFKNMTEKGHHPNAVTYALLMEGWCFIGKYKEAKKLMFDMEFHGCKLRPVNYGVLMTYLGKAGNIDEMESLLNEMKKRRLKPDVVTYNILVNYLCKEGRVGDAYKVLVKMQVGGCDPNAATYRMMIDGYCNAGDFDGAMKILNAMLMSGHCPHMKTFAFLVVGLLKGENNDDYVCFVLEEMEKRQLRFDAETWRTLIMDVCGQHVEIGRGNETLQDENEAQSAQMKFISKLMAGHTKSNHEAVSMPQEASTRARVKRSRRTSMVKSCNLSFKIYLGHRHC, encoded by the exons ACGAACTCTAAAGCCTTCTTCTCCCCATTTCTTCCCTACGCCGTTTGCCGCCGTGCCTCTGCCTTGCCTTCCCGCCG CACTTTCAGTACAAACAAATTTGACTCTGAGAATCATCATAAACAACGTCGAAAGCTCCGTGAACCCATTCCTTTTGTCACTGATGTTAAAGAGGTGAAGGATCCATGTGAGGCATTGGCTCTCTTTGAGAATTACCATGAAAAGGGCTTCAAACACCACTATCCTTCCTACTCATCTCTCATCTACAAATTGGCTCGTTCTCGTAGATTTGAAGCTGTCGAGACGATTCTTGGTCACTTACGAAATAGGAATATTCGTTGCAATGAGACCCTTTTCGTCGCTTTGATTCAACATTATGGGAAAGCTCATTTGGTTGAGAAAGGTATTGAGCTTTTCCACCAAATGCCTTCCTTTAATTGCTTTCGTACTCTGCAGTCCTTTAATGTATTGCTTAATACATTAGTTGATTGTGACCAGTTTTCTAAAGCAAGTGAAATCTTTCAACAGGCATATGAAATGGGCTTTCGTCCTAATTCAGTGTCCTATAATATAATGATCAAGGGTTGGATCAAGAAGGGTGGATGGGAACAAGCATGTAACCTGTTCGACGAAATGCTCGAGAAGGGAGTTCAACCTAGTGTTGTAACATACAATAGTTTTTTAGGGGTTTTATGTAGAAAGGGTGAAATGGACACAGCATTGTGTTTGTTCAAGAACATGACTGAGAAAGGACATCATCCAAATGCTGTTACTTATGCATTGTTAATGGAAGGATGGTGCTTCATAGGTAAATACAAGGAAGCAAAAAAGTTGATGTTTGATATGGAGTTTCATGGTTGTAAACTACGACCTGTGAACTACGGTGTTTTAATGACATATCTTGGAAAGGCAGGGAACATTGACGAGATGGAATCTTTACTTAATGAGATGAAGAAAAGACGGTTGAAGCCCGATGTCGTGACGTATAATATTCTTGTAAATTACTTATGTAAGGAAGGAAGGGTTGGAGATGCTTATAAGGTTTTGGTTAAAATGCAAGTGGGAGGTTGTGATCCTAATGCAGCAACTTATAGGATGATGATTGATGGATATTGTAATGCAGGGGACTTTGATGGGGCTATGAAGATTTTGAATGCTATGTTGATGAGTGGGCACTGTCCTCATATGAAAACTTTTGCTTTTTTAGTTGTTGGTCTTTTGAAAGGCGAAAATAATGATGATTATGTTTGCTTTGTATTGGAGGAAATGGAGAAGAGACAGCTGAGGTTTGATGCTGAAACTTGGAGGACTTTGATCATGGATGTTTGTGGTCAACATGTTGAAATAG GCCGAGGCAATGAGACTCTACAAGATGAAAATGAAGCTCAATCAGCTCAAATGAAGTTTATATCAAAGCTAATGGCAGGTCACACCAAGTCTAATCATGAGGCAGTCTCTATGCCACAAGAAGCATCGACAAGAGCTAGAGTTAAAAGATCGAGAAGAACGTCCATGGTGAAGAGTTGCAatttaagtttcaaaatataCTTGGGTCATCGACATTGTTAA
- the LOC103492192 gene encoding transcription factor bHLH96-like, with the protein MALEAVVFPQDPFVYKDHLFNLVNSSSSCLNFIDHHQDNDFYYLPDLSVQNNSPIFLDDDHYNFSDELSGRVDSTTLMTSEMKDGGGSERLGRRRQRRRRGKTEKNKEEIENQRMTHIVVERNRRKQMNEYLSILRSLMPHSYVQRGDQASIIGGAINFVKELEQQVHLLSAQTYHVNPFFPSHVPPNNNIISSSSSSSSSSSSSSSSSSSSSSFPFSQYPSFTFPFSSSPSSSSSSFSLDDNNNASTVVAMTTSNNLNNMNNLNSLIQTSIGDIEVSMVDSHANLKIRCKKLPKQLLKIVSGLHSLHLSVLHLNVSTAHQFVLYSFSLKVEEDCGLSSVDEIANGVYQLLCRIQEEAFSN; encoded by the exons ATGGCTCTAGAGGCAGTTGTTTTCCCACAAGACCCTTTTGTGTATAAAGATCATTTGTTCAATTTGGTGAATTCTTCTTCAAGCTGCCTCAACTTCATTGATCATCATCAAGATAATGACTTTTATTATCTTCCCGACCTATCAGTACAGAACAACTCTCCAATATTTTTGGACGATGATCATTATAATTTTAGTGACGAATTATCAGGACGGGTTGATTCGACGACGTTGATGACGAGCGAGATGAAGGACGGAGGAGGGAGCGAGCGGTTGGGGAGACGGCGGCAACGGCGGAGGCGAGGGAAAACAGAAAAGAACAAGGAGGAAATAGAGAACCAAAGAATGACACACATTGTTGTGGAGAGGAATAGAAGAAAGCAAATGAATGAGTATCTCTCTATTCTTAGATCATTAATGCCTCATTCCTATGTTCAAAGG GGTGACCAAGCCTCAATCATAGGTGGTGCTATCAACTTTGTTAAGGAACTTGAACAACAAGTACATTTACTTAGTGCTCAAACATATCATGTAAAccctttttttccttctcatGTTCCACCAAATAACAAcattatttcttcttcttcttcttcttcttcttcttcttcttcttcttcttcttcttcttcttcttcttcttcctttcctttctctcAATATCCTTCCTTCACTTTcccgttttcttcttctccgtcctcgtcgtcttcttccttttctctcGACGACAATAATAACGCTTCAACCGTTGTTGCCATGACGACATCTAACAACTTGAACAACATGAACAACCTGAACAGTCTGATTCAGACTTCTATTGGCGATATTGAAGTCTCTATGGTTGACTCCCATGCAAACCTTAAGATAAGATGTAAAAAGCTTCCTAAACAGCTTCTTAAGATTGTTTCTGGCTTGCATTCCTTGCATCTCAGTGTTCTTCATCTCAATGTCTCCACTGCCCATCAATTTGTCCTCTACTCTTTCAGTCTCAAG GTTGAGGAAGACTGTGGGCTTTCTTCAGTGGATGAGATTGCAAATGGTGTGTATCAATTGCTTTGCAGAATTCAAGAAGAGGCATTCTCCAACTGA